CGCGGCAAAGGCTCGATCATCAACATGTCCTCGGTGGCTTCGAGCGTGAAAGGGGTGCCGAACCGCTTCGCCTACGGCGCCAGCAAAGCGGCGGTGATTGGCCTGACGCGCTCGGTGGCGGCGGATTACGTCACCCAGGGCATCCGCTGCAACGCCATCTGCCCCGGCACGGTGGAATCGCCGTCGCTGCGCCAGCGCATCAATGAGCAGGCGCGCGAACAGGGGCGCAGCGAGCAAGAGGTGTATCAGGCGTTCGTCGCCCGTCAGCCGATCGGGCGCATCGGCACCACCGAGGAGATCGCCCAATTGGCGCTGTATCTGGCCTCCGACGCCAGTTCGTACACCACCGGCACGGTGCAGATCATCGACGGCGGCTGGAGCAACTGATCCGTCATTTTTGAGAGAGGAAGGCATGAAACTTTTACGTTATGGGGAACCCGGGCAAGAGCGCCCCGGCATGTTGGATGCGCAAGGTCGCCTGCGCGATCTGTCGCAGCATATCGCCGACGTGGGCGGCGCCGCGTTATCGCCGGCGTCGCTCGCCAAACTGCGCGCGCTGGACAGCACCGCGCTGCCGCTGGTCGAAGGGCAGCCGCGCCTCGGCGCCTGCGTCGGCGGCATCGGCAAGTTCATCTGCATCGGCCTGAATTACGCCGATCACGCGGCGGAAACCGGCGCAGCCATTCCTGAAGAACCGGTGGTGTTCAACAAATGGACCAGCGCGGTGGTCGGCCCCTACGACCGGGTAGAGATCCCGCGCGGCTCGCAGAAAACCGACTGGGAAGTGGAGCTGGGCGTGGTGATCGGCCTGGGCGGGCGCTACATCAGCGAAGCGGATGCGATGCGCCACGTCGCCGGTTATTGCGTGATCAACGACGTCTCAGAACGCGAATATCAAATTGAGCGCGGCGGCACCTGGGACAAGGGCAAAGGCTGCGACACCTTCGGGCCGATCGGGCCCTGGCTGGTGACCGCCGACGAGATCGCCGATCCGCATAGCCTGAATTTGTGGCTGGAGGTGGACGGCAAGCGCTATCAGGACGGCAACACCAGCACCATGATCTTCCGCATTCCGCAGATCGTCAGCTACCTCAGCCGCTTTATGAGCCTGCAGCCGGGCGACGTGATCTCCACCGGCACGCCGCCGGGCGTCGGCATGGGGCAGAAACCGCAGCCCATCTACCTGCGGGCGGGCCAGACGATGCGTCTGGGTATCGAAGGGCTGGGCGAACAGCGCCAGCAAACCGTACAGGCTTAACCGGGAGCGCCGCCATGACCACCATTACCGCACTGCGGGTTGAAGACATTCGTTTCCCCACGTCGCTGGGGCTGGACGGATCCGACGCCATGAATCCGGATCCCGACTATTCCGCCGCCTACGTGATCCTGGAGACCGATCGCGCGGATCTCAGCGGCCACGGGCTGACGTTCACCATCGGGCGCGGCAACGAGATCTGCTGCGCGGCGATCCGCGCGCTGGAGCATCAGATCGTCGGCGAGCGGCTGGAGGATATCGCCGCTGACATGGGCGCCTTCTGGCGGCGCTTCACCAGCGACAGCCAGCTGCGCTGGATCGGGCCGGACAAGGGCGCCATTCACCTGGCGACCGGCGCGGTGGTCAACGCGGTGTGGGATCTGTGGGCCAAATCGGTCGGCAAACCGGTGTGGCGGCTGGTGGCAGAGATGACGCCGGAGGAGCTGGTGCGCTGCATCGACTTCCGTTACATCACCGACTGCATCACGCCGCAGGAAGCGCTGGCGCTGCTGAAACAGCGGGCCGAGGGCAAAGAACGCCGCCTGGAGCGGTTGCTGCAGGAAGGGTATCCCTGCTACACCACCTCGGCAGGGTGGCTGGGTTATCCGGACGACAAGCTGCGCCGCCTGTGCCAGGAGGCGGTCGACGCCGGTTTCTCCTACCTGAAGCTGAAGGTTGGGCGCGATCTGGAAGACGACATTCGCCGGGTGCGCATCGCGCGTGAGGTGATCGGCCCGGATCGCCGGCTGATGATCGACGCCAACCAGGTGTGGGAAGTCGATGAAGCCATTCCGTGGGTGAAGCATCTGGCGTTCGCCAAACCCTGGTTTATCGAAGAGCCGACCAGCCCGGACGACGTGGAAGGGCATCGCCGCATCCGCGAAGGGGTAGCGCCGGTCAAGGTGGCTACCGGCGAGATGTGCCAGAACCGCATCATGTTCAAACAGTTCATCATGCGCGGCGCGGTGGACGTGGTGCAGATCGACGCCTGTCGCCTCGGTGGCGTCAACGAAGTGTTGGCGGTGATGCTGATGGCGGCCAAATACCAGTTGCCGGTCTGCCCGCACGCCGGCGGCGTCGGGCTGTGCGAATACGTGCAGCACCTGTCGATGATCGACTTCCTGTGCATTGCCGGCACCCACGAGGGCCGGGTGATCGAGTACGTCGATCATTTGCATGAACACTTTGTCGATCCCTGCGTGATCAAGGGCGCGGCCTACATGCCGCCGAGCCGGCCCGGTTACTCGATCGAGATGCATCCGTCGTCGATCGAGCAATATCGGTTCCGCGGGTGAAGCGGGAGGATCGCATGCCGCGCATCGACGCTCACCAGCACTACTGGCGCTACCACCCGCAGCACTACCCGTGGATCGACGAGCGGATGCGCGTGCTGCGGCAGGATTTCGATCCGCCCCGGCTGCGGCCGCTGTTGCAGGAACACGGTTTCGACGGCGCGCTGGCGGTGCAGGCGCGCCCCAGCGAGGAAGAGACGCTGGCCCTGCTGGCGCTGGCTGAGCAGAGCGAGGGCGTATGCGGCGTGGTGGGGTGGCTGGATATCGCTTCGCCACAGCTGGCGCAGCGTCTGGAAACTTTGCGGCCTTATCGCGCGCTGTGCGGGGTGCGCCATCAGGTGCAGGGCGAAGCGGATCCGGCGGCCTGGTTGGCGCGGCCGGAGGTGGAACGCGGCATGCAAACGCTGCAGCGCGCCGGGTATGTGTACGAGATCCTGGTGACGCACCGGCATCTGGCGGCCGCGGCGGCGTTTGCCGCCCGCCACGACCAACACTGGCTGGTGCTGGATCATCTCGGCAAGCCGGACGTGGCGCGCGGTGCGCGGCACTGGGCGCAGCAAATCCGGCCGCTGGCGGCATTGCCGCACGTGGCTTGCAAGCTCTCGGGACTGATCACCGAGGCGCCGGGCGGGCGGTGGCGGGCGGAGGAGCTGCTGCCGTTCTTCGACGCCGCGCTGGAGGCGTTCGGCCCGCAGCGGCTGATGTTCGGCTCCGACTGGCCGGTGTGCCTGTTGGCCGGCGACTACCGCCAGGTGGTGCAACTGTGCGAACAGGCGCTGTCGACGCTGGGGGCCGCCGAACAGGCGGCGATTTGGGGCGGCACCGCCTGGCGAATTTACGGTTTAACGGAGTCTGGTTATGGATCTGTATCTGCAAGATAAGGTGGTGTTGGTTACCGGCGGCGGTTCCGGCATTGGCGCGGCGATTTCTCATGTGCTGGCCGAGGAAGGGGCGATCCCGGTGCTGGTCACTAACGCCGCGCCGGAGGCGGCGCTGCTGGCCGATTTGCAGCGGCTGCAGCCGTGCACCGGGGTGATCCTCACCGAACTGTGCGACGAGGCGGCCTGCCGCCGGGCTGTCAGCCAGACGCTGGCGACCTTCGGCCGCATCGACGGACTGGTGAATAACGCCGGGGTCAATGACGGCGTCGGGCTGGAGGCGGGGCGTGAAGCGTTCGTCGGTTCGCTGGAAAAGAACCTGGTGCACTACTACCTGATGGCGCACCTGTGCCAGGCGGCGCTGCGGGAGAGCCGGGGCGCCATCGTCAACATCGCCTCCAAGACCGCGCTCAGCGGCCAGGGGGGCACCAGCGGTTACACCGCCGCCAAGGGCGCGGTGCTGGCGCTGACGCGCGAATGGGCGGTATCGCTCCGTCATGACGGGGTGCGGGTGAACGCGGTGGTGCCGGCGGAGGTGATCACCCCGCAGTACCAGCGCTGGCTCAACACCTTCGCCGAGCCGCAGCGGCAGATGGAGAAGATCACTGCGCGCATTCCGCTCGGGCAGCGCATGACCACGCCGCAGGAGATCGCCGACACCGTGGCGTTTCTGCTGTCGTCGCGGTCATCGCACACCACCGGGCAGTGGCTGTCGGTGGATGGCGGCTACCTGCATCTCGATCGGGCGCTGACGTGAGCGGCGCGGCGGCAGGGCGGCGCCGTTTCTGCCAGGCGCTCGATCTGATTGACTCACCGGCGCTGATTGCGGAGTACCAGCAGCATCATCAGCGCATTTGGCCGGGCATCGCCGCGCATTTGCGCGAGCACGGCATTCTGGACATGGAAATTTACCGGTTGGGCACCCGGCTGTTCATGATCGTGGAGGTCAGCGCCGATTTCGACGCCGCGCGCTTTGACGCCGCCAGCCTGAACAACCCCGAAGTACAGCGATGGGAAGCGCTGATGTGGCACTACCAGGCCGCCACCCCCTGGACGCCGCAGGGTGAAAAATGGGTGGAAATGGCGCGGATTTTCTCTCTGCAACAGCAATAACGCCAACATCATCATCGCCAGACGATACGAGGGTATCACCATGCTTGCTGAAAAAAGTGCGGCCTCCGCGCAGCCGGGCGTCCCCGTGACCGCCAATCTGCGCTGGGCCTTTATCCTGGTCACCAGCCTGTTCTTCATGTGGGGGCTGTCCTACGGCCTGCTGGACGTATTGAACAAACATTTTCAGGAGACGTTGCACGTCACCAAGGCGCAGTCGGGGTTGCTGCAGGCGGCCTACTTCGGCGCCTATTTCCTGGTGGCGCTGCCCGCCGGGTACTTTATGGATCGCAAGGGTTATAAGGCGGGGATTCTGGTCGGGCTGTGCCTGTACGCGCTGGGGGCGCTGCTGTTCGTGCCGGCGGCGTCGGCCAACAGCTTCGGCGTATTCCTGTTTGCGCTGTTCGTTATCGCCAGCGGCCTGGGGTGCCTGGAAACGGCGGCCAACCCGTACGCCACGGTGCTGGGCGACGCGCAGGGCGCCGAACGGCGGCTCAACCTGGCGCAGTCGTTCAACGGCCTCGGGCAGTTTATCGGCCCGCTGATCGGCGGCACGCTGTTCTTCTCCGCCGGCCAGTCCGCCGGCGACGGCGATCAGAGCGCGGTGAAGATGACCTATGTGGCGATCGCCGCGCTGGTACTGCTGATCGCGCTGTTGTTCAGCCGCACCCGGCTGCCGGCGATCCGCGAAGAGGAAAAACCGGTGCAAGGCGTGATAGCGCAGGGATTGTGGCAGCATCCGCATTTCGTCGGCGGGGTTATCACACAGTTCTTCTACGTGGCGGCGCAGGTGGGCGTCGGGGCGTTCTTCATCAACTACGCCACCGAGCACTGGCGCGAGGTGTCTAACCAGAACGCCTCTTACCTGCTGTCGATCGCCATGATCTGCTTTATGGTCGGGCGCTTCTTCAGCACCTGGCTGATGGGGCGGGTCAAACCGGCGACGCTGCTGGCGGCCTATGCGCTGATCAACATCGCGCTGTGCGGCGTGGTGATGCTGAGCGTCGACGGGGTGTCGGTAGTGGCGCTGATCGCAGTGTTCTTCTTTATGTCGATCATGTTCCCGACCATTTTCGCCCTGGGGGTGAAAAATCTGGGCAAGCACACCAAGCGCGCCAGCTCGTTCATGATCATGGCGATCGTCGGCGGCGCCATCATGCCGTACTTTATGGGGGCGCTGGCCGACCGCTACAGCACCGCGTTCTCTTATCTGCTGCCGCTGCTGTGCTTCGCGGTGGTGCTGGTTTATGGCCTGCGGCAGCGCCGCGGCTGATTCAACCCGGCGGCGAATCGGGCTTCGCCGCCGTTGTCAGCGCCTGCGGGCGGGTTCGCATCAGGATGGCCAACGCCAGCAGCAGCACCATGCCGGACAGCGCGCCGTTTATCGTCAAGCCTCCGGCGTCCACCACCAGCCCGCCCGCCAGCGAACCGCAGGAAATCGCCAGATTAAACAGCGCGATATACAGCGAAGAGGCGACCTCGACCACATCGGGCGCCGCCTTGAGCATCCACGCCATCAGCGCAACGGAAACGCCGCCGTAGGCGATGCCCCACAGCAGGAGGAAGGCGCCGCCGCTCAGCGGCGCGTGGCCCAGCAGCGGCAGCAGCAGGACGGCGAGCGCCAGCCCGAGGGCGATCAGCGCCAGGGTGCGGCGCAGCCGTTTGGCGGCGGCCTGGCCGGCGATGAAATTCCCGACGAGGCCGGTGACGCCGTAGGCGAACAGCAGCGGCCCCACCCAGCGGCTCTCGATGCCGGAGACCGTCTGCAGCAGCGGACGGACAAAGGTGTAAGCCATAAAGTGACCGGCGACCAGCAAAAACGTCAGCAGCAGCCCGGTCAGCAGCCGGCGATTCGCGCGCTGCGCGGTGAACGACCGCCAGCTTATCGCCTGCGTGACCGGCAGCGGCGGCAGCACGCACACCAGCAGCAGCAGGGTCAGCGCCGCCAGAACGGCGACCGCCAGAAACGCCATGCGCCAGCCCAGCGCTTCGCCGAGGAATACCCCGAGCGGCACGCCGAACACCGAGGCCGCCGCTACGCCGCCGAAGATGATGGACAGCGCCAATCCGACGGAGACCGGCGGCACCAGGCGTTCCGCCAGCCCGCCGGCGATGGCCCAGATACCGCCGATGCAAAAGCCCAGCAGAATGCGCGCAGCGAACAGCAGCGCCAGGGAGGTGGCGGCGGCGGCCAGCAGGTTAGCGGCGATCAGCAGCAGCAGAAAGCCTGCCAACAGACTGCGGCGGTCCGTGCGCCGGGCGCCCAGCACCACCAGCGGGGCGAACAGCGCGGCGAACAGGGCCGGCAGGGAAATCAGCAGCCCGGCGCGGCCGATCGTCGCGTTCAGGGTATTGACGATCGGGGTCAGCAGCCCGACGGGCAGCATTTCTGCGGTGACGACGGTAAAGGTGGACAGGCCGACCGTGAGGGTCGCCAGCCACGCTTTTGCGCCGCCGTCGGCGTGTAAGGCACTCATAATGACTCTCCCAACAGATGAAGAACCTCAGTGTATCCGCGCCAAAATGGCTGATAAACTGGCCTGAATGCGCAACATTGGGGACAAATCGTGGCTAATTTACCGTCTATGCCGTTGGATAACCTGACCGACCTGCTGGTATTCATTCGCGTCGCCGATGCCTGCAGCTTCACGCTGGCGGCCGAGAGGCTGGGCATCTCCCGATCGGCGGCGGGCAAATGCGTGACCCGATTGGAGGCGCGATTGGCGACCCGGCTGCTGCAGCGCACCACGCGCAGCGTCAGCCTGACCGAAGACGGCGCGGTATTTTACGAGTATGCGCAGCGCATCCTGTCGCAGGCCGAAGAGGCGGAAACGGCGCTCAATACGCGGCGGCAAACCCCGCGCGGGCGGCTGCGGCTGGATGTGCCGGTCTCGTTGGGGCGGTTGCATATTTTGCCGATTCTGCGGGAATTTTTGACGCAGTGGCCGGAGGTGGACGCCGACGTCAGCTTCTCCGACGATTACAGCGATTTGGTGCGCGACGGCATCGACGTGGCGATCCGCGTCGGCGGCAGCGACGACAGCCGACTGGTGCGGCGGGTGCTCGCGCCGCATCGCCTGATCACCTGCGCGGCGCCGGACTATCTGGCGCGGCACGGTACGCCTGCGAAACCGGAGGCGTTGGGCGATCACGAGACGCTGGTCTTCAGCCACCAGGGATTGCCGGCGCCCTGGCGCTATCGGGTTAACGGTCAACTGCACGAACAGCCGGTGCGCGGCCGGATGCGTTTCAACAACGTCGAGGCATTGCGGGATGCGGCCGTCGCCGGGGCCGGTCTGTGTCAGGTAGGGGCGTTTCTGGTCGGTGAGCAGATTGCGGCCGGCACGCTGCTGCCGATACTGGAGCGCTATTGTCGCCCGGGGCCGCCGATCTGCGCCGTCTATCCCAGCCGGCGCCACCTTTCCCCCAAGGTGAAACTGTTTCTGGCGGCGATCGAACGGCGCTGGCAGGGCAAGGCGATTTGGGAAAGCGCCTAGCGCGAGCGGTTCATGCCGCTTGCACGGCCAGCGTTCGCCGCATTAAGCGATAGCCGCCGGCCGCCACCAGCAGTACGACCAGGCCAGCCGTGAGCGTGACGCCAAAGCCGGCCTTGATACCCAGCGCATCGATCGCCAGCCCCGCCAAGGCGGCGCCGAGCGCCACGCCAACCCCCAGGCCGGTCACCATCCAGGTCAATCCTTCCGTCAAACGTGAAGGCGGCACGAGGCGTTCAACCAACCCCATGGCGACGATCATGGTCGGCGCGAAAAACAATCCGGCGACAAACATCGCCGCCGCCAGCGTTAAGACATTGTGCACCCACAGCAGCGGCAGAGTGGTGAGTGCGGTGGCGAAGGCGGCGTATAAGAACTGCCGAGGCAATGGGGACGGCAGCTTTATTGCGCCGAAAATCAGCCCGGCGAGGCAGGAGCCGCCTGCGTAAACCGACAGCACGATGCTGGCGGCGGCCGGCTGCCCCTGCTGCTCGGCGAAGGCCACGCTGATGACGTCCACGGTGCCGACGATGGTGCCCAGCGCGATCAGCGCCAGCACCAGGATCTGCATCGACGGCATGGCCAGGATGGCGCGCTGCCGCTGGTTATTGCGGGGATAAACCGGGGGCTGAGTGCTTTTTTGCCAGGCGAATGCCGAAACGCCCGCCACCAGAAGCAGCGCGGCCGCCAGAGGGCCGGCTTCAGGGAAGAGCGCAACGCTGAGCCCCACGGCGATCGGCGGGCCGACGATAAAGGCGACCTCATCCAGTACGGACTCGAATGAATACGCCGTGTGCAGCTGCGGCGTGCCGCGATAGATTTCGCTCCAGCGGGCTCTGACCATCGCGGAGATGCTGGGCATGCCGCCCGCGAGCGCGGCGAAGACGAACAGCGTCCAGTCCGGCGCCCGATAGTGGGTGCAGATCAGCAGCAGCAACAGGGCGAGTGCGCTGACCCCGGTGGCGTAGGGCAGCACGCGGTTTTGGCCGTAGCGGTCCGCCGCGCGTGCGATTTGCGGCGCGAGCAGCGCCATGGAAAAGGCGAATGTCGCCGCCACCGCACCCGCCAGCCAATAGGAGCCGCGTACCTGCGAAAGCATGGTGATGATGCCGATACCGGTCATTGAGATCGGCAGGCGCGCGATCAACCCGGCAGAGGAAAACGCCTTGCTGCCCGGTGCGCTGAACAGTGTGAAATAAGGATTAGCCATGAATAGGGCTCCTGAATGTTGGCGGCTCGGTATTCGCGCAATGCCCATCATTGACATACGCCACGTATGTTACGTTAATTGACATACATAGCGTATGTCAATTATAACGTCATCAATGGCGAGACGGGAGTGAATCCATGGCACGTAAAGCGCGCACAGAAATGATTGAAGAAACCCGGCGTAAGCTGGTGGCGGCCGCCCGTCAGCAGTTCGGCGGCGTGGGGTATGCCGAGACGGTGATGGATGAGCTTACTGCGCAAGCCGGTATGACGCGCGGTGCGCTCTATCACCATTTTGGCGACAAGAAGGGATTGTTTTTGGCCGTCGTGCAGGAAATCGACGCCGAAATGGATGCGCACCTCGCCGACATTACCGCCAGCACGCCAGATGACTGGGAGGCCTTCGCGGGGCGTTGCCGCGGTTATCTGATCATGATGACGGAGCCGCAATCGCAGCGCATTCTGTTACGCGATTCGCCCTCGGTGCTGGGAGCCGACTATCTGCAGGCCAGCAAGCTGGGTTGCATCACCTGGATGACGGGGGCCTTACAGGCGTTGATGGCGCAGCGGCGTATCGCTACCGCCGAACCGGAAGCGCTGGCGCATTTAATCAATGGCGGCCTGATGGATGCTGCGCTGTGGGTCGCCCATCAGCCGGAAAAAGACGTGGCGCTGGAGCAGGCCTTGGCCAGTTTGAACCTGTTGTTGAACGGGCTGCGTTCCACCTCTGCTTAAGTTTTACTGACGGCCGCCGCGCCGTTTCGGCGGCGGCTTAAGGGTGAATGACGACGGGCTGGACGTTTTGCGCCAGCTGGATATTGTTGCGGCCGCTGTGTTTCGCCAGATAGAGCGCGGCGTCGGCTGCGCCTATCGCCGATTCGATGTCCAGTTTTTCCAGCGCGGAGATGCCGGCGCTAAGCGTCAGCGTGCCGCTGTGCTGCGGGCTGGCGCCGTGCGGGATGTTCAGTTCCGCCACGCGTTGGCGCACCCGCTCGGCCAGCTGCGCCGCGTAGCCTTCGTGCACGTTGGTCAGCAGCACCAAAAACTCTTCCCCGCCGTAACGCACCACGATATCGCGCGAACGCACCGCATCGCGGATGGCGACCGCCACCTGCACCAAAGCCCGATCGCCCATGGCGTGGCCGTAGCTGTCGTTGTAGACCTTGAAGTGGTCGATATCCAGCAATAGCACGTAATGGTGGCCGGTTTGCGGTTCCAGCAGCATAGTGATCTTATTCTCCAGCCCACGTCGGTTATAAAGGCCGGTCAGGGGATCGAGCATGCTCAAATTATTGAATTTGTCCCGCTCGTTATACAGGTTGGCCACCAGCGCGTGGGTAAAGATTTCACTGCGTTTCAACATCAGGTGATGAATGGAGAAAGCGATAATAGGTAATAGCGTGGTGAATAATATCCGCAGGGTATTATGCATGCCGTCTAAAGCCAGGATCATCATTGCGGAAGGTACGGCGTGTAAACAAAAGGCGGTAAAGTTATCCGTCAGAGAAATAGCGCTGATAAAAAAGATGCTAAACAAACTAATTAATAAAAAATCTTGGTTATTCGGTAGGCAATATTGACTTTTAACGTAAATATGTGCGGCCCAGAGCAGGCCGAGTACGCTGGCGAACAGGTTGAGTTTGCACAAATAGTTACGTGGTGTTTGCAGGGAAAATAGCGCCGCTACCAGACAAAATAGCGGTATACATAATAAAGGTAGGGTAAATGCGGGCGTATCCCTAAAAGGGAACAATAATGTAAATACGGAAGAGGCGGCATTCATTATCAGAAAAAGAAATAATGCCAGGCGCTGCTTGCTGTTCAGTAATTCCTGATAAGAACGGGCGTTCATACGGAGGTCACTCTTTGCAAAGTCGTTCTGTCGAATAATTAAGGTTGAGAAGCATTCCTTTGGCGCGAATATCCACTTGAATTGCATGGTTGAGGATTGTGATTATTATCATGCAAACAGGACTAGGAATTTTCTTATGTCAAATTATCATTTTTTCCTGCTGGTGTCATCTGAGTTTGGTCAGCGCAGTGAAAATGATGCAGCGGCCAAAAAAGTGTTATATGATATTGGTTATCATTATCACTTAAGGAGGGGGTCATGCTCACTGCCATGATTGCCGCGTGCGGGCTGTGGGGCGTCAGTTGGTGCCTCGGGGATCGCCTGGCCAGCGCCTGGGGCGTTTTGCTACCTTGTGCGTTGATGCCGCTGCTGGCCTTGATCAACCTGGATATGCTGCAGTTGCGCACCCTGATCGTGATAGCGATGTTGGCCACGCTGGTGATGCTGTTCAATAGCCGGCTGCGCCACTATCTGCTGCTGCCTTCCTGCATGGCGCTGGCGGGCGGCCTGGCGGCAGTCAGCCTCAACTTCAGCTTTGGGTGAAACGCCAGAAACGGCAAAACCACGCTTAAGCGTGTTTATCATCAATGCGTTGGGATTTTTTCGAAGGAACTACCGGAGAGATCATCAATTGGTGCGAAGAGAGGGACTTGAACCCTCACGTCCGTAAGGACACTAACACCTGAAGCTAGCGCGTCTACCAATTCCGCCACCTTCGCACAGTCGATGTTGCTTTGATTTATATTACGTCGCCAGCTTGGTGCGAAGAGAGGGACTTGAACCCTCACGTCCGTAAGAACACTAACACCTGAAGCTAGCGCG
Above is a window of Serratia nematodiphila DZ0503SBS1 DNA encoding:
- the fucP gene encoding L-fucose:H+ symporter permease, which produces MLAEKSAASAQPGVPVTANLRWAFILVTSLFFMWGLSYGLLDVLNKHFQETLHVTKAQSGLLQAAYFGAYFLVALPAGYFMDRKGYKAGILVGLCLYALGALLFVPAASANSFGVFLFALFVIASGLGCLETAANPYATVLGDAQGAERRLNLAQSFNGLGQFIGPLIGGTLFFSAGQSAGDGDQSAVKMTYVAIAALVLLIALLFSRTRLPAIREEEKPVQGVIAQGLWQHPHFVGGVITQFFYVAAQVGVGAFFINYATEHWREVSNQNASYLLSIAMICFMVGRFFSTWLMGRVKPATLLAAYALINIALCGVVMLSVDGVSVVALIAVFFFMSIMFPTIFALGVKNLGKHTKRASSFMIMAIVGGAIMPYFMGALADRYSTAFSYLLPLLCFAVVLVYGLRQRRG
- a CDS encoding amidohydrolase family protein, producing MPRIDAHQHYWRYHPQHYPWIDERMRVLRQDFDPPRLRPLLQEHGFDGALAVQARPSEEETLALLALAEQSEGVCGVVGWLDIASPQLAQRLETLRPYRALCGVRHQVQGEADPAAWLARPEVERGMQTLQRAGYVYEILVTHRHLAAAAAFAARHDQHWLVLDHLGKPDVARGARHWAQQIRPLAALPHVACKLSGLITEAPGGRWRAEELLPFFDAALEAFGPQRLMFGSDWPVCLLAGDYRQVVQLCEQALSTLGAAEQAAIWGGTAWRIYGLTESGYGSVSAR
- a CDS encoding L-fuconate dehydratase; translation: MTTITALRVEDIRFPTSLGLDGSDAMNPDPDYSAAYVILETDRADLSGHGLTFTIGRGNEICCAAIRALEHQIVGERLEDIAADMGAFWRRFTSDSQLRWIGPDKGAIHLATGAVVNAVWDLWAKSVGKPVWRLVAEMTPEELVRCIDFRYITDCITPQEALALLKQRAEGKERRLERLLQEGYPCYTTSAGWLGYPDDKLRRLCQEAVDAGFSYLKLKVGRDLEDDIRRVRIAREVIGPDRRLMIDANQVWEVDEAIPWVKHLAFAKPWFIEEPTSPDDVEGHRRIREGVAPVKVATGEMCQNRIMFKQFIMRGAVDVVQIDACRLGGVNEVLAVMLMAAKYQLPVCPHAGGVGLCEYVQHLSMIDFLCIAGTHEGRVIEYVDHLHEHFVDPCVIKGAAYMPPSRPGYSIEMHPSSIEQYRFRG
- a CDS encoding SDR family oxidoreductase — protein: MDLTGKRVLITAAGQGIGFTTARLFAAAGAEVIASDINLERLQGCAGIRALALSVTDPAAIAAAAEAIGPIDVLFNCAGVVHSGSILDCSEDQWAFALDLNVTAMFRMIRAFLPGMLARGKGSIINMSSVASSVKGVPNRFAYGASKAAVIGLTRSVAADYVTQGIRCNAICPGTVESPSLRQRINEQAREQGRSEQEVYQAFVARQPIGRIGTTEEIAQLALYLASDASSYTTGTVQIIDGGWSN
- a CDS encoding LysR family transcriptional regulator; its protein translation is MPLDNLTDLLVFIRVADACSFTLAAERLGISRSAAGKCVTRLEARLATRLLQRTTRSVSLTEDGAVFYEYAQRILSQAEEAETALNTRRQTPRGRLRLDVPVSLGRLHILPILREFLTQWPEVDADVSFSDDYSDLVRDGIDVAIRVGGSDDSRLVRRVLAPHRLITCAAPDYLARHGTPAKPEALGDHETLVFSHQGLPAPWRYRVNGQLHEQPVRGRMRFNNVEALRDAAVAGAGLCQVGAFLVGEQIAAGTLLPILERYCRPGPPICAVYPSRRHLSPKVKLFLAAIERRWQGKAIWESA
- a CDS encoding MFS transporter — encoded protein: MANPYFTLFSAPGSKAFSSAGLIARLPISMTGIGIITMLSQVRGSYWLAGAVAATFAFSMALLAPQIARAADRYGQNRVLPYATGVSALALLLLLICTHYRAPDWTLFVFAALAGGMPSISAMVRARWSEIYRGTPQLHTAYSFESVLDEVAFIVGPPIAVGLSVALFPEAGPLAAALLLVAGVSAFAWQKSTQPPVYPRNNQRQRAILAMPSMQILVLALIALGTIVGTVDVISVAFAEQQGQPAAASIVLSVYAGGSCLAGLIFGAIKLPSPLPRQFLYAAFATALTTLPLLWVHNVLTLAAAMFVAGLFFAPTMIVAMGLVERLVPPSRLTEGLTWMVTGLGVGVALGAALAGLAIDALGIKAGFGVTLTAGLVVLLVAAGGYRLMRRTLAVQAA
- a CDS encoding TetR/AcrR family transcriptional regulator; translation: MARKARTEMIEETRRKLVAAARQQFGGVGYAETVMDELTAQAGMTRGALYHHFGDKKGLFLAVVQEIDAEMDAHLADITASTPDDWEAFAGRCRGYLIMMTEPQSQRILLRDSPSVLGADYLQASKLGCITWMTGALQALMAQRRIATAEPEALAHLINGGLMDAALWVAHQPEKDVALEQALASLNLLLNGLRSTSA
- a CDS encoding L-rhamnose mutarotase; protein product: MSGAAAGRRRFCQALDLIDSPALIAEYQQHHQRIWPGIAAHLREHGILDMEIYRLGTRLFMIVEVSADFDAARFDAASLNNPEVQRWEALMWHYQAATPWTPQGEKWVEMARIFSLQQQ
- a CDS encoding MFS transporter, with the translated sequence MSALHADGGAKAWLATLTVGLSTFTVVTAEMLPVGLLTPIVNTLNATIGRAGLLISLPALFAALFAPLVVLGARRTDRRSLLAGFLLLLIAANLLAAAATSLALLFAARILLGFCIGGIWAIAGGLAERLVPPVSVGLALSIIFGGVAAASVFGVPLGVFLGEALGWRMAFLAVAVLAALTLLLLVCVLPPLPVTQAISWRSFTAQRANRRLLTGLLLTFLLVAGHFMAYTFVRPLLQTVSGIESRWVGPLLFAYGVTGLVGNFIAGQAAAKRLRRTLALIALGLALAVLLLPLLGHAPLSGGAFLLLWGIAYGGVSVALMAWMLKAAPDVVEVASSLYIALFNLAISCGSLAGGLVVDAGGLTINGALSGMVLLLALAILMRTRPQALTTAAKPDSPPG
- a CDS encoding SDR family oxidoreductase, yielding MDLYLQDKVVLVTGGGSGIGAAISHVLAEEGAIPVLVTNAAPEAALLADLQRLQPCTGVILTELCDEAACRRAVSQTLATFGRIDGLVNNAGVNDGVGLEAGREAFVGSLEKNLVHYYLMAHLCQAALRESRGAIVNIASKTALSGQGGTSGYTAAKGAVLALTREWAVSLRHDGVRVNAVVPAEVITPQYQRWLNTFAEPQRQMEKITARIPLGQRMTTPQEIADTVAFLLSSRSSHTTGQWLSVDGGYLHLDRALT
- a CDS encoding fumarylacetoacetate hydrolase family protein, with protein sequence MKLLRYGEPGQERPGMLDAQGRLRDLSQHIADVGGAALSPASLAKLRALDSTALPLVEGQPRLGACVGGIGKFICIGLNYADHAAETGAAIPEEPVVFNKWTSAVVGPYDRVEIPRGSQKTDWEVELGVVIGLGGRYISEADAMRHVAGYCVINDVSEREYQIERGGTWDKGKGCDTFGPIGPWLVTADEIADPHSLNLWLEVDGKRYQDGNTSTMIFRIPQIVSYLSRFMSLQPGDVISTGTPPGVGMGQKPQPIYLRAGQTMRLGIEGLGEQRQQTVQA